One Bacillota bacterium genomic window, CGTTGTGGCCGAGCCCGTGGGCGACAGCCGCGTACCGGCAGCCTGGCCCGTGTTGGCCGACTACCTGCGCAAGCACGCAGAACCTGAGGGGGTGGACACAAGTTGAACCGTGCGGAAACTGTGCAGCTTCTGGCCTTCATCACGGCGTTCTACCCCGACTGGAAGCTGACCGAGGCGACGATTGAGGCCTGGCACGAAATGCTGCGCGACCTGGAATTCGAGGTGGCGAAGACGGCGGTGAAGAGGGTCATAA contains:
- a CDS encoding replicative helicase loader/inhibitor, giving the protein MNRAETVQLLAFITAFYPDWKLTEATIEAWHEMLRDLEFEVAKTAVKRVI